A stretch of the Pseudorasbora parva isolate DD20220531a chromosome 13, ASM2467924v1, whole genome shotgun sequence genome encodes the following:
- the LOC137038107 gene encoding serine/threonine-protein kinase pim-2-like isoform X2, whose protein sequence is MKILISENPPGCGKWKRIRSFFTRVWKALKSPVCCCLSSAVDVVEPFSPDPEPSSSASDHSAVKPNDESFESLYNVGAMLGSGGFGSVYKGTRKSDGKKVAIKQLSKIENNRYLYIPGHPKPLVTEVALLLMMRRKPISPLIIQLYEWFEHPGKFTLVMEFPEPCMSLRDYIVRKPVLYEPTARFIMRQALLAVQVCIEHGVFHNDIHAQNFLVNERTLELKLIDFGCGQLFSNDGYESKTYIGLPYYYPPEVLTEPRFHAIPANVWALGVLLYTMVHVSHPFANSEDIRRAKIPFMYYNLSKRNNILAVLGGGLELET, encoded by the exons ATGAAAATCTTAATTTCAGAAAATCCTCCAGGATGTGGGAAATGGAAAAGAATTCGTTCTTTCTTCACGAGGGTATGGAAGGCTCTGAAGAGTCCTGTCTGCTGCTGTCTCAGTAGTGCTGTGGATGTTGTGGAGCCTTTTTCCCCTGATCCTGAGCCATCATCATCTGCGTCAGATCACTCCGCCGTCAAGCCAAATGATG aGTCTTTTGAGTCTCTCTATAATGTGGGAGCGATGCTTGGATCCGGAGGATTTGGCAGCGTGTACAAGGGAACACGCAAATCTGATGGCAAAAAG GTTGCCATCAAGCAGTTAAGCAAGATTGAAAACAATCGTTATCTTTATATT CCTGGGCATCCCAAACCTCTCGTTACAGAAGTGgcgctgctgctgatgatgaggCGAAAACCCATAAGCCCGCTCATCATACAGCTCTACGAGTGGTTTGAACATCCTGGAAAATTCACTCTTGTTATGGAGTTCCCCGAGCCTTGCATGAGCTTGCGGGACTACATCGTTCGTAAACCCGTCCTGTATGAACCCACAGCACGGTTCATCATGCGACAGGCTCTGCTGGCAGTACAGGTCTGCATCGAGCATGGTGTTTTTCATAATGACATTCATGCGCAGAATTTCCTCGTAAATGAAAGGACGTTGGAGCTCAAGCTGATCGACTTTGGCTGCGGTCAGCTATTTAGTAATGATGGCTACGAGAGCAAAACATACATTG GACTGCCGTATTACTATCCACCTGAAGTCTTAACAGAACCTCGTTTCCACGCCATACCAGCAAATGTCTGGGCTCTAGGAGTGCTGTTGTACACTATGGTGCACGTATCTCATCCTTTTGCCAATTCGGAAGATATCAGACGAGCCAAAATTCCATTTATGTACTACAACTTATCCAAAA GAAACAACATACTTGCTGTCCTTGGTGGAGGGCTTGAGCTCGAGACTTGA
- the LOC137038107 gene encoding serine/threonine-protein kinase pim-2-like isoform X1 translates to MKILISENPPGCGKWKRIRSFFTRVWKALKSPVCCCLSSAVDVVEPFSPDPEPSSSASDHSAVKPNDESFESLYNVGAMLGSGGFGSVYKGTRKSDGKKVAIKQLSKIENNRYLYIPGHPKPLVTEVALLLMMRRKPISPLIIQLYEWFEHPGKFTLVMEFPEPCMSLRDYIVRKPVLYEPTARFIMRQALLAVQVCIEHGVFHNDIHAQNFLVNERTLELKLIDFGCGQLFSNDGYESKTYIGLPYYYPPEVLTEPRFHAIPANVWALGVLLYTMVHVSHPFANSEDIRRAKIPFMYYNLSKKYRDLISQCLARDPTKRPTLEQMSQHKWMR, encoded by the exons ATGAAAATCTTAATTTCAGAAAATCCTCCAGGATGTGGGAAATGGAAAAGAATTCGTTCTTTCTTCACGAGGGTATGGAAGGCTCTGAAGAGTCCTGTCTGCTGCTGTCTCAGTAGTGCTGTGGATGTTGTGGAGCCTTTTTCCCCTGATCCTGAGCCATCATCATCTGCGTCAGATCACTCCGCCGTCAAGCCAAATGATG aGTCTTTTGAGTCTCTCTATAATGTGGGAGCGATGCTTGGATCCGGAGGATTTGGCAGCGTGTACAAGGGAACACGCAAATCTGATGGCAAAAAG GTTGCCATCAAGCAGTTAAGCAAGATTGAAAACAATCGTTATCTTTATATT CCTGGGCATCCCAAACCTCTCGTTACAGAAGTGgcgctgctgctgatgatgaggCGAAAACCCATAAGCCCGCTCATCATACAGCTCTACGAGTGGTTTGAACATCCTGGAAAATTCACTCTTGTTATGGAGTTCCCCGAGCCTTGCATGAGCTTGCGGGACTACATCGTTCGTAAACCCGTCCTGTATGAACCCACAGCACGGTTCATCATGCGACAGGCTCTGCTGGCAGTACAGGTCTGCATCGAGCATGGTGTTTTTCATAATGACATTCATGCGCAGAATTTCCTCGTAAATGAAAGGACGTTGGAGCTCAAGCTGATCGACTTTGGCTGCGGTCAGCTATTTAGTAATGATGGCTACGAGAGCAAAACATACATTG GACTGCCGTATTACTATCCACCTGAAGTCTTAACAGAACCTCGTTTCCACGCCATACCAGCAAATGTCTGGGCTCTAGGAGTGCTGTTGTACACTATGGTGCACGTATCTCATCCTTTTGCCAATTCGGAAGATATCAGACGAGCCAAAATTCCATTTATGTACTACAACTTATCCAAAA AATACAGGGATCTGATTAGCCAGTGCCTAGCCCGGGATCCAACTAAACGGCCGACGTTAGAGCAGATGTCACAACATAAATGGATGAGATGA